The following are from one region of the Alkalimarinus sediminis genome:
- a CDS encoding ATP phosphoribosyltransferase regulatory subunit, producing the protein MTVSDRWLLPDGVDELLPPNARVVEQLRRRLLDNISNWGYELITPPMIEFLESLLTGTGNDLNLQTLKVTDQLSGRLMGIRADITPQAARIDAHCLRQKGVTRLCYADAVIHARPAHLLTNRCPIQLGCELFGEASLAADIEVISLMLDTLKLAGLEKVHVDLSHVGIYRGLISKAGFERDTESAIFDAIRRKSIPELDELLSGTVGDVSIAKMLLQLANASGGVDAIKQIKSIVAGASSDVLNAVEQLESICDQLQQRYPNVELGFDFCELRGYNYHTGLVFAAYYNGYGHAVAQGGRYDAIGKEFGSERSATGFSADLKILATLASPDGIENKKGILAPFSDDNTLWDAIEQLRRSEKVVQSLSVEGEKSDAVKLGCDRELVKENGSWVVKPI; encoded by the coding sequence ATGACAGTATCAGATCGTTGGTTGCTTCCCGATGGCGTAGATGAATTATTACCTCCTAACGCGCGGGTTGTTGAGCAGCTGCGAAGACGGTTGTTAGATAATATATCTAACTGGGGATACGAATTAATTACCCCCCCGATGATTGAGTTTCTCGAGTCTTTACTGACTGGAACCGGAAACGACCTTAATCTTCAAACCCTAAAAGTTACCGATCAGCTCTCTGGTCGACTTATGGGGATCCGTGCGGATATTACTCCTCAAGCTGCTAGAATTGATGCGCACTGCCTAAGACAAAAAGGTGTAACACGGTTGTGTTATGCCGACGCGGTTATTCATGCACGTCCAGCACACTTACTGACCAACCGTTGCCCCATACAACTAGGGTGTGAATTGTTTGGTGAGGCATCTCTAGCGGCAGACATAGAAGTTATCTCGTTAATGCTAGACACGTTAAAGTTAGCGGGTCTTGAAAAGGTCCATGTTGATCTTTCTCATGTTGGAATATATCGAGGTCTAATTAGTAAGGCGGGTTTTGAACGCGATACTGAAAGCGCTATTTTTGACGCAATTCGTCGTAAGTCTATTCCAGAGCTAGATGAGTTGCTATCTGGAACGGTTGGCGACGTATCAATTGCAAAGATGTTGCTGCAGTTAGCCAATGCATCAGGCGGTGTTGACGCGATCAAACAGATTAAATCAATTGTGGCTGGAGCGTCTAGTGACGTACTTAATGCGGTAGAGCAGCTAGAATCCATTTGTGACCAGTTGCAGCAGCGCTACCCTAATGTCGAGTTAGGTTTCGATTTCTGTGAGTTGCGCGGTTACAACTATCATACAGGGTTAGTGTTTGCAGCCTACTATAATGGTTATGGCCATGCAGTCGCGCAAGGTGGCCGATATGATGCTATCGGCAAAGAGTTTGGTAGTGAGCGCTCGGCAACGGGCTTTAGTGCAGACTTAAAGATTTTGGCGACACTTGCATCTCCAGATGGTATTGAAAATAAAAAGGGCATATTAGCGCCTTTTAGTGATGATAATACCCTTTGGGATGCGATTGAGCAGTTGCGTAGATCAGAAAAGGTAGTTCAGTCTCTTTCCGTTGAAGGCGAGAAGAGTGACGCAGTCAAGTTAGGTTGCGATAGGGAATTAGTTAAAGAGAATGGTAGTTGGGTAGTGAAACCAATTTAA
- a CDS encoding DUF2065 domain-containing protein — MWQEIGIAFSMLLVIEGIIPFLYPQRWKNMVQTLAQIDNRSMRIMGLISMLLGTGLLYLVR, encoded by the coding sequence ATGTGGCAAGAAATCGGTATAGCCTTCAGTATGCTGTTGGTTATCGAGGGCATTATCCCATTTTTATACCCTCAGCGATGGAAAAACATGGTTCAAACCCTTGCTCAAATCGATAATCGATCGATGAGAATTATGGGGTTGATCAGTATGTTGTTAGGTACCGGGTTGCTCTACCTGGTGCGTTGA
- the hflC gene encoding protease modulator HflC, whose amino-acid sequence MSPKALSIIVVALIVLVIGSASVYVIPETQSGVRLRFGELVQNEIQPGLHFKAPVIDEVRKFDVRILTLDVPKREYLTVEQKPLVVDSFVTWQVNDVAKYYKSTSGDESRAVMLLSSRIDNGLRDQFGVRTMHEVISGERDELMHDLTAAMNTVMSEEFGIRIVDIRIKGIDLPQQVSSDVYRRMRSEREKEAQEHRSKGRELAEGIKADADRQKIVVEAEAYRESEMTRGEGDEIAAQIYADAYSKNAEFYSFYRSLTAYENAFSNKGDVMVIDPDSDFLKYLNQSQGKK is encoded by the coding sequence ATGAGTCCTAAAGCGCTTAGCATTATAGTTGTAGCCTTAATTGTTCTTGTTATAGGGTCTGCTTCTGTTTATGTCATTCCAGAAACACAAAGTGGTGTTAGGCTACGTTTTGGTGAGTTGGTTCAGAATGAGATTCAACCAGGTCTTCACTTCAAAGCCCCAGTGATCGATGAAGTACGAAAGTTTGACGTACGAATTCTGACGCTCGACGTGCCGAAAAGAGAGTATCTCACAGTTGAGCAAAAACCGCTTGTGGTAGACTCGTTTGTAACCTGGCAAGTTAACGATGTAGCTAAATACTACAAGAGTACTTCAGGTGATGAGTCTCGTGCGGTCATGCTGCTATCATCTCGAATCGATAACGGCTTGCGAGATCAGTTTGGTGTTCGTACCATGCACGAAGTTATTTCTGGTGAGCGAGATGAGCTTATGCATGATTTAACTGCAGCCATGAACACTGTAATGAGCGAAGAGTTTGGCATAAGAATCGTAGATATCCGCATTAAGGGTATTGATCTTCCCCAACAGGTTAGCAGTGACGTTTACCGTCGAATGAGGAGTGAGCGAGAAAAAGAAGCTCAAGAGCACCGTTCGAAAGGACGTGAGTTAGCCGAAGGGATCAAGGCTGATGCAGATCGACAGAAAATCGTTGTAGAAGCAGAGGCCTACCGTGAATCAGAGATGACTCGTGGTGAAGGTGATGAGATCGCCGCGCAAATATATGCTGATGCGTATAGTAAAAATGCGGAATTCTACTCTTTCTACAGAAGCTTAACCGCCTATGAAAACGCCTTTTCTAACAAAGGTGATGTTATGGTTATTGATCCAGATAGCGACTTTCTTAAATACTTGAACCAATCTCAAGGGAAAAAGTAA
- the hflK gene encoding FtsH protease activity modulator HflK, which produces MAWNEPGGNRNDKDPWGGGNRGNDQGPPDLDEALKKGMEKLNKLFGGKPSGSGNPGSGGDGNGSGAAMGGIFVIVIIGLLILLAFESVYTVDERERAVVLRFGKYAETLGPGLQFKLPLIDRVEKVDVTRVRSASTRGHMLTEDENIVEINLAVQYVVKDPKAFVLDIRNAERTLDYATDAALRHEVGSAELHQVLTEGRSVLAVRTQERLQKSMDFYHSGLQVSKVNIESTQAPAEVQDAFQDVQRAKEDEQRVKAEAEAYRNKVVPEARGMAQRILEEASAYKEEVIARAKGDTSRFLKLLSVYEQAPSVTRERLYIDTMQRVMSNSSKVLVDVEGGNNMMYLPLDKMMSATPATSGLPSVSGSSVSGRLSSDEIGSLTDRVLQELRVRQSESTTRRGRE; this is translated from the coding sequence ATGGCCTGGAATGAGCCGGGTGGTAATCGAAATGATAAAGATCCTTGGGGCGGCGGCAATCGCGGTAATGATCAAGGGCCACCAGATTTAGACGAAGCACTAAAAAAAGGGATGGAAAAGTTGAATAAACTGTTTGGTGGTAAGCCAAGTGGTTCAGGCAACCCCGGCTCTGGCGGTGACGGCAATGGTTCGGGAGCCGCAATGGGTGGAATCTTTGTCATCGTTATTATTGGATTACTTATTCTACTGGCGTTCGAATCTGTTTATACCGTTGATGAACGTGAAAGAGCGGTCGTACTGCGATTTGGTAAATATGCAGAAACCTTAGGGCCTGGTCTCCAGTTTAAGCTGCCGTTAATTGATCGAGTTGAAAAAGTTGATGTTACCCGAGTGCGTTCAGCGTCCACTCGCGGACACATGTTGACCGAAGATGAAAACATCGTAGAGATTAATTTGGCAGTCCAGTATGTGGTAAAAGATCCCAAGGCGTTTGTTCTCGATATTCGTAATGCAGAGCGAACACTCGACTATGCAACTGATGCTGCTCTGCGTCATGAAGTAGGTAGTGCTGAACTGCACCAAGTACTAACAGAGGGGCGTTCAGTATTGGCCGTGCGTACTCAGGAGAGATTGCAGAAATCTATGGATTTCTATCACTCAGGGCTACAGGTGAGCAAGGTTAACATTGAGAGTACTCAAGCGCCTGCCGAAGTTCAGGATGCTTTCCAAGATGTTCAACGAGCTAAAGAAGATGAGCAGCGAGTTAAAGCAGAGGCAGAAGCCTACCGTAATAAGGTAGTTCCAGAGGCGCGTGGTATGGCTCAGCGTATACTTGAAGAAGCGAGTGCTTATAAAGAGGAAGTGATTGCTAGGGCTAAGGGTGATACCTCTCGTTTTCTTAAACTGTTATCGGTTTATGAACAAGCGCCAAGCGTCACGCGAGAGCGACTCTATATCGACACTATGCAGCGTGTTATGAGTAATAGTAGTAAGGTGCTGGTTGATGTTGAGGGCGGTAACAATATGATGTACTTGCCTCTAGACAAAATGATGTCAGCTACGCCAGCGACTTCAGGGTTACCTAGTGTATCAGGCTCTTCAGTATCAGGTCGGTTGAGTAGTGATGAAATAGGAAGTTTGACTGATCGTGTGTTACAAGAGTTGCGTGTTAGACAGTCTGAAAGCACGACTAGAAGAGGGAGAGAATAA
- the hflX gene encoding ribosome rescue GTPase HflX, producing MFERPDTGERAVLVHLDFTSDREREDPQEFKELVRSAGVEPMTLIEGSRGHPSPRYFVGEGKLEEVRQAVELYDADVVLFNHSLSPSQERNIEAALKCRVIDRTGVILDIFAQRARTHEGKLQVELAQLEHMSTRLIRGWTHLERQKGGIGMRGPGETQLETDRRLLRARIKSINKRLDKVRKQRDQGRRARVRADIPTISLVGYTNAGKSTLFNRITESGVFAADLLFATLDPTLRRMELPDVGSVILVDTVGFIRHLPHKLVESFRATLEETCNANLLLHVIDCHDDNRLDNIEQVKLVLEEIGAHEIQVLQVYNKLDLLDGRQPRVDRDEEGKPTRVWVSANTGDGMELLLDSVSELLAEDLVHKRLILEGSQGRLRALFYEASAVVAESYDENGKACIEIRIQRQDFNQLLRRAEIQESELVFQDHEPQVD from the coding sequence TTGTTTGAACGTCCGGATACGGGTGAACGAGCGGTATTGGTTCACCTGGATTTTACGTCCGATCGTGAACGCGAAGACCCTCAAGAGTTTAAAGAGCTAGTCAGGTCCGCTGGCGTTGAGCCAATGACACTTATTGAGGGTTCAAGAGGACATCCGAGTCCGCGTTATTTCGTGGGCGAAGGAAAACTAGAAGAGGTTCGTCAGGCTGTCGAGTTATATGATGCCGACGTAGTTCTTTTTAATCATTCGTTATCGCCAAGCCAAGAACGTAATATTGAAGCCGCTCTGAAGTGTCGAGTGATAGATCGTACGGGTGTTATTCTTGATATTTTTGCCCAACGAGCCAGAACACATGAAGGTAAGTTGCAAGTTGAGTTAGCTCAACTTGAGCATATGTCTACCCGTCTGATTCGTGGGTGGACACACCTGGAAAGGCAAAAAGGTGGTATAGGTATGCGAGGGCCGGGTGAAACCCAGCTCGAAACAGATCGCCGTTTACTCAGAGCTAGAATCAAGTCAATCAATAAGCGTCTCGATAAGGTTCGTAAGCAGCGAGATCAAGGTAGGCGCGCACGCGTTCGTGCGGACATACCGACTATTTCGTTGGTTGGTTATACCAATGCCGGTAAATCGACATTATTCAATCGCATTACTGAGTCTGGTGTTTTCGCCGCAGATTTGTTGTTCGCAACCCTCGATCCCACTTTAAGGCGTATGGAGCTTCCAGATGTGGGCTCAGTTATTCTTGTGGATACGGTTGGATTTATTAGGCACTTGCCCCATAAACTAGTGGAGTCTTTTCGAGCGACACTAGAAGAAACCTGTAATGCGAACCTTCTGTTGCATGTGATCGATTGTCATGACGATAATCGCCTCGATAATATTGAGCAGGTTAAGCTTGTTCTTGAAGAGATCGGTGCCCATGAAATTCAAGTGCTTCAGGTCTATAACAAGCTTGACTTGTTAGATGGCCGACAGCCAAGAGTTGATAGGGATGAAGAGGGTAAGCCTACTAGAGTTTGGGTGTCAGCCAATACGGGGGATGGCATGGAGTTGCTGCTTGACTCTGTATCTGAACTGCTGGCCGAAGACCTTGTTCACAAACGGTTGATCCTTGAAGGTTCCCAAGGGCGATTGAGGGCACTGTTTTATGAGGCTAGCGCTGTTGTTGCTGAAAGCTATGATGAAAACGGGAAGGCTTGTATAGAAATACGCATACAGCGGCAAGACTTTAACCAGTTACTGCGTCGGGCTGAGATCCAAGAGAGCGAGTTGGTTTTTCAAGACCATGAGCCACAGGTTGATTAA
- the hfq gene encoding RNA chaperone Hfq, translating to MSKGHSLQDPYLNALRKERIPVSIFLVNGIKLQGQIESFDQFVILLKNTVSQMVYKHAISTVVPARNVRLAPANPAEEGEGNT from the coding sequence ATGTCGAAAGGGCACTCACTACAAGACCCTTATTTAAATGCATTGCGCAAGGAGCGCATTCCAGTATCCATTTTCCTGGTAAACGGCATTAAGTTACAAGGGCAGATCGAGTCATTTGACCAGTTTGTTATTTTGTTGAAGAACACCGTTAGTCAAATGGTTTACAAACATGCCATTTCTACGGTTGTTCCTGCTAGAAATGTTCGCTTAGCTCCAGCAAATCCTGCTGAAGAAGGCGAAGGAAATACCTAA
- the miaA gene encoding tRNA (adenosine(37)-N6)-dimethylallyltransferase MiaA has product MSTAESETVDGALKSLDQRPIVIYLMGPTASGKTDLAVALTKALPCDIISVDSALVYKGMDIGTAKPEETVLKEAPHRLINVCEATESYSAAHFREDALREMAAIIEKGRIPLLVGGTMMYFKALDQGLATLPSADPVIRQRILDEAEEKGWGVMHQKLAKIDPVSAERIHPNDPQRLQRALEVYEISGRTLTDFWADQAELKEKQDTGQNIEAHYTNWGRDSLNALSYNAISIAVSPKERSTLHDRIALRFNQMLSNGFVEEVKALHQSGKLDLSMPSMRCVGYRQVWEYLDGKLSYDEMVERGIIATRQLAKRQLTWLRRWPNLNWFESEDPELLAKVLKIVHSATK; this is encoded by the coding sequence ATGAGTACAGCAGAGAGCGAAACGGTTGACGGGGCTTTAAAATCACTAGATCAGCGTCCAATCGTGATCTATTTGATGGGGCCTACTGCCTCGGGTAAGACAGACCTTGCGGTAGCGCTCACTAAAGCGTTGCCATGCGATATTATTAGTGTCGATTCAGCCTTGGTATACAAGGGTATGGACATTGGCACAGCCAAACCCGAAGAAACGGTACTAAAAGAAGCGCCTCATCGACTAATCAATGTCTGTGAGGCGACGGAATCATACTCTGCTGCTCACTTTAGAGAAGATGCGCTAAGAGAGATGGCGGCGATTATAGAAAAGGGTCGTATTCCTTTGTTGGTCGGTGGCACCATGATGTATTTCAAAGCATTGGATCAAGGGCTTGCAACACTCCCTTCAGCAGACCCGGTTATAAGACAGAGAATACTGGATGAAGCTGAAGAGAAGGGGTGGGGGGTTATGCATCAAAAGCTCGCTAAGATTGACCCTGTCTCTGCGGAGCGGATACACCCCAATGACCCTCAACGTTTGCAGCGGGCACTGGAAGTTTATGAAATATCTGGCAGAACCCTCACTGACTTTTGGGCTGATCAGGCAGAATTAAAAGAAAAACAAGATACTGGACAGAATATTGAAGCGCATTACACTAATTGGGGAAGGGACTCTTTAAATGCTTTGTCGTATAATGCGATCAGTATTGCTGTATCACCCAAGGAGCGCTCGACACTTCACGACAGAATTGCGCTAAGATTTAACCAAATGTTGAGCAATGGTTTTGTTGAAGAAGTTAAAGCTCTTCATCAATCTGGTAAGCTAGATTTATCAATGCCTTCCATGAGGTGTGTAGGTTATAGGCAGGTTTGGGAGTACCTAGACGGGAAACTCAGCTATGATGAAATGGTTGAGAGAGGCATTATTGCTACGCGACAGCTGGCAAAAAGGCAGCTAACTTGGCTGCGACGATGGCCGAATCTGAACTGGTTTGAATCAGAAGATCCAGAATTACTTGCCAAGGTATTGAAAATAGTACACTCTGCCACAAAATAG
- the mutL gene encoding DNA mismatch repair endonuclease MutL → MSRIHKLSPRLANQIAAGEVVERPASVVKELLENSLDAGARRVDIDVENGGIKLIRIRDNGIGIAQDDLPLALSRHATSKIDTLDDLEAVATLGFRGEALASISSVSRLSLTSRPRANGSSVSTEDAAPLIQADSSAAEGAWKVEAEGRDMDAKVSPAAHPEGATVEVRDLFFNTPARRKFLRTEKTEFGHLEEVVKRQALSRFEVGFSLRHNQRTIHSLRPATSLQDKERRIAALCGTQFMENSVVIDVEASGLKLWGWVALPTFSRSQADLQYFFVNGRVIRDRLVAHAVKQAYRDVLYHGRHSAFVLYLELDPANVDVNVHPTKHEVRFRDGRLVHDFIFRSLHKALADVRPDDRMNLNDPARLEGAAGVTPGSLVSSGGGQGAVSAAGVTPITPSFGAQAAMPLRESLSSRQIEEQMSGYGALHPASGVVTENTLATQTSIDESDQIEPPLGYAIAQLHGIYILSQSSKGMIVVDMHAAHERITYERMKKAYYAEGVKAQPLLVPVTIAVSQREASVAEEFKDAFIKLGLQIDRIGPESLVVRQVPAFLRDADSEQLVRDVISDVTEHGTSDRVEALANEMMGTMACHGSVRANRQLTIPEMNALLRDMEATERSGQCNHGRPTWTLVTMSELDKLFLRGR, encoded by the coding sequence ATGAGTCGAATACATAAGTTATCTCCCCGGCTGGCTAACCAAATCGCTGCTGGAGAAGTGGTTGAGCGGCCTGCTTCTGTCGTTAAAGAGTTGTTAGAAAACTCCCTTGATGCTGGGGCTCGCAGAGTAGATATCGATGTTGAAAATGGCGGTATCAAACTTATCAGGATCAGAGATAACGGTATTGGAATCGCTCAAGATGATCTGCCACTTGCATTGAGTCGGCATGCGACCAGTAAAATTGATACGTTGGACGACCTTGAAGCCGTTGCGACGTTGGGGTTTCGCGGGGAGGCTCTCGCAAGTATTAGTTCTGTCTCACGACTGTCGCTAACTTCGCGGCCAAGAGCTAATGGGAGCAGTGTCTCGACTGAAGATGCAGCACCGCTTATTCAGGCAGACTCAAGTGCAGCTGAAGGCGCATGGAAGGTAGAGGCGGAAGGTAGAGATATGGATGCCAAGGTGAGCCCTGCAGCTCACCCTGAAGGTGCCACGGTAGAAGTTCGAGATCTTTTTTTTAACACCCCGGCCAGGCGAAAATTTCTCAGAACTGAAAAAACTGAGTTTGGGCATCTTGAAGAGGTTGTTAAGCGGCAAGCATTAAGCCGTTTTGAAGTCGGCTTTTCATTGCGGCATAACCAGCGTACTATCCACTCACTAAGACCTGCTACTTCTTTACAAGATAAAGAGCGCCGAATTGCTGCCTTGTGTGGTACTCAGTTTATGGAGAACTCGGTTGTTATTGATGTCGAGGCGTCAGGGCTAAAATTATGGGGCTGGGTTGCACTGCCCACCTTTTCCAGAAGTCAGGCTGATCTTCAGTACTTCTTTGTTAATGGCCGGGTAATACGTGACCGCCTAGTCGCACACGCTGTAAAACAAGCGTATCGTGATGTGCTATATCATGGAAGGCACTCCGCATTCGTACTCTACTTAGAGTTGGACCCTGCAAATGTTGACGTTAATGTGCACCCAACTAAGCATGAAGTTCGTTTTCGAGATGGTCGTTTAGTGCACGACTTTATCTTTCGCAGTTTACATAAAGCATTGGCTGACGTCCGACCTGATGACCGAATGAACTTGAATGATCCTGCTCGCCTTGAGGGTGCGGCTGGGGTTACCCCAGGCTCGCTAGTCTCTTCTGGAGGCGGACAGGGTGCTGTATCAGCTGCAGGTGTGACACCTATAACTCCCTCATTTGGGGCTCAGGCAGCCATGCCACTAAGAGAGTCGCTCTCTAGTCGTCAAATTGAAGAGCAAATGTCTGGCTACGGCGCACTGCATCCAGCCAGTGGTGTCGTTACCGAAAATACATTGGCCACGCAGACCAGTATAGACGAATCAGATCAAATCGAGCCACCTCTTGGTTATGCTATTGCGCAGCTGCACGGTATCTATATCCTATCCCAAAGCTCAAAAGGGATGATTGTGGTAGACATGCACGCTGCGCATGAAAGAATTACCTATGAGCGAATGAAAAAGGCTTACTATGCAGAAGGTGTCAAGGCTCAACCGCTGTTAGTGCCTGTGACAATTGCTGTGAGTCAGCGTGAGGCATCAGTGGCTGAAGAGTTTAAAGATGCATTTATCAAGTTAGGTTTGCAAATTGACCGTATTGGACCTGAGTCGCTAGTGGTAAGACAGGTGCCCGCTTTTTTGAGAGACGCCGATAGTGAACAATTAGTCAGAGACGTTATTTCAGATGTTACCGAGCATGGAACCAGTGATCGGGTTGAAGCGTTGGCGAATGAGATGATGGGCACCATGGCCTGTCATGGATCGGTTCGCGCTAATCGGCAGCTGACGATCCCTGAAATGAACGCATTGCTTAGAGATATGGAGGCAACTGAGCGAAGCGGCCAGTGCAACCATGGCCGTCCCACTTGGACATTGGTGACGATGTCTGAGTTAGACAAGCTCTTTCTTCGGGGGCGCTAA
- a CDS encoding N-acetylmuramoyl-L-alanine amidase yields MSTRKNKTDAYIAVMLALLMLCFSAASQAANVTNARVWPAPDHTRLVFEITKGVEHKLFSMSKPDRIVIDMSNAKLLTDLSELSLKGSPIKRIRSAVRNSHDLRVVLDVARQVEPKSFLLKPNQQYGNRLVIDLHERETKKKAPKVVKSIDDQHQRRDIVVVIDAGHGGEDPGALGPGRVREKDVVLAISRELKALIDNKTGMQAQMTRNGDYYVGLRQRTGLARKHNADLFVSVHADAFNKPQASGASVYALSKRGATSEAARWLAKKENSADLIGGVGGVSLDDKDDVLAGVLLDLSMTASLNASLGVGSHVLKAMGGMTKLHKKRVEQAGFVVLKSPDIPSILVETGFISNPAEASRLKTRKYQKKMAKAIYRGLDTHFRTTPPPGTLLSYQQYNRNAKSPKKYKIQRGDTLSGIAKRNQVTVSQLRKENSLRSDQVKIGQVIRIPAS; encoded by the coding sequence ATGAGTACACGTAAAAATAAAACAGACGCTTATATTGCGGTAATGTTGGCCCTGTTGATGCTGTGTTTTAGTGCTGCATCGCAAGCCGCCAATGTTACCAATGCGAGGGTTTGGCCTGCGCCCGATCACACAAGATTGGTGTTTGAAATTACCAAGGGGGTAGAGCACAAGCTATTTAGCATGAGTAAGCCCGACCGCATTGTGATTGATATGAGTAACGCAAAGTTGCTGACAGATCTGTCTGAATTATCGCTGAAGGGGAGCCCCATTAAGAGGATTCGCTCAGCCGTCAGAAATAGTCACGACTTAAGGGTCGTGTTAGATGTCGCGAGACAAGTTGAACCAAAGAGTTTTTTGTTAAAGCCTAATCAGCAATATGGCAATCGTTTGGTTATTGACCTTCATGAAAGAGAGACGAAAAAGAAAGCTCCAAAAGTAGTTAAGTCAATTGACGATCAGCATCAACGAAGAGATATTGTTGTGGTCATTGATGCCGGACACGGTGGTGAAGACCCTGGTGCACTTGGCCCTGGCCGAGTAAGAGAGAAAGATGTCGTTTTGGCGATATCGAGAGAGCTTAAAGCACTGATTGACAACAAGACTGGTATGCAAGCTCAAATGACTCGTAATGGCGACTATTATGTAGGTCTTAGGCAGCGAACAGGCTTGGCAAGAAAACACAATGCAGACCTATTTGTGTCTGTTCATGCTGATGCCTTTAACAAGCCTCAAGCGAGCGGCGCTTCGGTCTATGCACTGTCTAAACGAGGGGCCACCAGCGAAGCGGCCAGATGGCTAGCAAAGAAAGAGAATAGTGCAGACCTGATTGGTGGTGTTGGTGGTGTTAGCCTCGATGATAAAGATGATGTACTAGCAGGGGTCCTGTTGGATTTGTCGATGACTGCAAGCTTGAATGCTAGTTTAGGCGTGGGCAGTCATGTCTTAAAGGCTATGGGAGGTATGACCAAGCTGCATAAGAAGCGTGTTGAGCAGGCGGGGTTTGTTGTGCTTAAATCTCCTGATATCCCCTCTATTCTGGTTGAGACTGGTTTTATTTCAAACCCGGCAGAAGCAAGCCGCTTGAAAACCAGAAAGTATCAGAAGAAGATGGCAAAGGCGATTTATAGAGGTTTGGATACACACTTTCGAACAACTCCTCCACCCGGTACGCTGCTTTCATATCAGCAGTATAATAGGAATGCCAAGAGTCCAAAAAAATATAAAATACAGCGTGGCGATACCCTTTCAGGCATCGCAAAACGCAATCAAGTCACTGTTAGTCAGTTAAGAAAAGAGAATAGTTTGCGGTCAGACCAGGTCAAAATAGGGCAGGTGATTCGTATCCCTGCATCTTAA
- the tsaE gene encoding tRNA (adenosine(37)-N6)-threonylcarbamoyltransferase complex ATPase subunit type 1 TsaE produces MVSHIKLSANKQSAVLQNEDDTIAFGGLLANACRGAGVIFLNGNLGMGKTTMCRGVLNAMGHQGRVKSPTYTLVEPYELVTGMVYHFDLYRLGDPEELEFMGIRDYLEEQALVIIEWPEKGFGVLPDSDIDVFFELQGTGRLVRWKGNTERGHEIASRLAESLS; encoded by the coding sequence TTGGTCAGTCACATTAAATTAAGTGCTAATAAGCAAAGTGCAGTATTACAAAACGAAGATGATACGATTGCATTTGGTGGCTTGTTGGCAAATGCTTGTAGAGGCGCGGGCGTTATCTTTTTGAATGGCAATCTCGGGATGGGCAAAACCACTATGTGCCGAGGTGTGCTTAATGCTATGGGACATCAAGGGCGTGTAAAAAGTCCAACATATACACTGGTAGAGCCTTATGAGTTAGTCACTGGTATGGTCTATCATTTTGATCTATACAGGCTTGGCGACCCCGAAGAACTCGAATTTATGGGGATAAGAGATTACCTTGAAGAGCAAGCTTTGGTGATAATTGAGTGGCCAGAAAAAGGATTTGGAGTTTTGCCTGATTCCGATATTGATGTGTTTTTTGAGTTGCAGGGGACGGGGCGTTTGGTGCGCTGGAAGGGGAACACCGAACGAGGTCACGAAATTGCCTCAAGGCTTGCTGAGAGTTTGTCATAA